From Bordetella flabilis, the proteins below share one genomic window:
- a CDS encoding tripartite tricarboxylate transporter permease: protein MELTHLYDALALVTQPFVLGVILVAAIFGLFVGAVPGLSATMAVALLVPVTFFMDPVPAIAMMVTATAMAITSGDIPGCLLRIPGTPSSAAYTDEAYAMTRKGLANEALGASIVFSCIGGLFGTVVLITCAPVLAEFALNFSSYEFFWLVVLGLSCAIFISPSSTLRGFVSLLIGLFLACVGMNNPAAFPRFTFGNEDLLNGVTLLPMMVGMFALSEVLRYATHAEQKRIDIKERVGHIFTGMGRLMRKYPKSILRGSTLGLIVGALPGAGADIAAWMSYGMSKRFSREPEKFGTGHVEGIVEAGAANNSALAGAWIPALVFGIPGDSITAIVIGVLYMKNMAPGPMIFTNSPVEMYAVFAVFVLANIIMLPLGYLAVKMAKKVLNVPRNILMPIILIFCIVGTFAINNSVFDVMVMLGVGVLAYLMEENDFPIAPAVLGVVLGGMLEENFVFSMIKADGDFMMFFSRPIACGLGILALLVWLFPLFRGAYRMATGARRVQA, encoded by the coding sequence ATGGAACTGACGCATCTTTACGATGCCCTCGCACTGGTGACCCAGCCGTTCGTGCTGGGCGTCATTCTGGTGGCGGCCATTTTCGGCCTGTTCGTAGGGGCGGTGCCGGGCCTCAGCGCCACGATGGCGGTGGCCTTGCTGGTGCCCGTTACTTTCTTCATGGACCCCGTGCCAGCCATCGCCATGATGGTGACGGCGACCGCGATGGCCATCACCTCGGGCGACATTCCGGGCTGCCTGTTGCGCATCCCGGGCACGCCATCTTCTGCCGCGTACACGGACGAGGCATACGCCATGACGCGCAAGGGGCTGGCCAACGAGGCCCTCGGTGCAAGCATCGTGTTTTCCTGCATAGGCGGGCTGTTCGGCACCGTGGTGCTGATCACCTGCGCTCCCGTGCTGGCCGAATTCGCGTTGAACTTCTCGTCGTACGAATTTTTCTGGCTGGTCGTGCTGGGGCTGTCCTGCGCCATTTTCATTTCGCCCTCCAGCACGTTGCGCGGCTTCGTCTCGCTGCTGATCGGCCTGTTCCTGGCCTGCGTGGGAATGAACAATCCGGCGGCTTTCCCGCGTTTTACCTTCGGCAACGAGGACCTGCTCAATGGCGTCACGCTGCTGCCCATGATGGTGGGCATGTTCGCGCTGTCGGAAGTGCTGCGCTATGCCACCCATGCCGAGCAGAAACGCATCGACATCAAGGAACGGGTGGGCCATATTTTCACCGGCATGGGCCGGCTGATGCGCAAGTATCCCAAGTCCATCCTGCGCGGCAGTACGCTGGGCCTGATCGTGGGCGCCTTGCCGGGCGCCGGCGCCGATATCGCGGCCTGGATGTCGTACGGCATGAGCAAGCGCTTCTCGCGCGAACCCGAGAAATTTGGCACCGGCCATGTGGAAGGCATCGTGGAAGCGGGCGCGGCCAACAATTCCGCCCTGGCGGGAGCCTGGATCCCCGCTCTGGTGTTCGGCATTCCGGGCGATTCCATCACGGCCATCGTTATCGGGGTCCTGTACATGAAGAACATGGCGCCCGGGCCCATGATCTTCACCAATAGCCCGGTCGAAATGTATGCGGTCTTCGCCGTGTTCGTGCTGGCCAACATCATCATGCTGCCGCTGGGCTACCTGGCGGTGAAAATGGCGAAGAAGGTTCTGAATGTGCCCCGCAATATCCTGATGCCCATCATCCTTATCTTCTGCATCGTCGGGACCTTCGCGATCAACAACAGCGTGTTCGACGTCATGGTGATGCTCGGTGTCGGCGTGCTGGCGTACCTGATGGAAGAGAACGATTTTCCCATCGCGCCGGCCGTGCTGGGCGTGGTCCTGGGCGGCATGCTGGAAGAGAATTTCGTTTTTTCGATGATCAAGGCGGACGGCGATTTCATGATGTTCTTCAGCAGGCCCATCGCATGCGGCCTGGGCATCCTGGCATTGCTGGTGTGGCTGTTTCCCCTGTTCAGGGGAGCCTATCGAATGGCAACCGGCGCGAGGAGGGTACAGGCATGA
- a CDS encoding Ldh family oxidoreductase, translated as MTGQQSYPAEALRDFATRVLEKAGMQAQLAATVADVLVEGDLLGHTTHGLALLAPYVADIEKGQMSCAGEPQVLSDKGAAVLWDGGRLPGPWLVTQAIEALLPRARQFGAATLVIRRSHHIACLASYLLKAVEQDMLIVLASSDPAGRSVAPFGGTEAVFTPNPIAAGIPAASPLLIDISASVTTNGMSSRLAQQGRQFEEEWLIDAQGNPTRDPATLFQSPPGTILPVGGLSAGHKGYGLALLIEALTGGLAGYGRADDASGWGATVYLSLYDTVGFCGKEAFMRQMDWLADQCRGNRPRPGVEAVRLPGDRALALRARQLARGVVLEDVIVPALQRLAQAHAVPFPTSR; from the coding sequence ATGACGGGGCAGCAAAGCTATCCGGCGGAAGCGCTAAGGGATTTCGCGACACGGGTGCTGGAGAAGGCGGGCATGCAGGCGCAGTTGGCCGCCACCGTGGCCGACGTGCTGGTGGAGGGCGATCTGCTCGGCCACACTACGCACGGGTTGGCGCTATTGGCGCCGTATGTCGCGGACATCGAGAAGGGCCAGATGTCCTGCGCCGGCGAGCCGCAGGTATTGTCGGATAAGGGCGCGGCCGTGCTGTGGGATGGCGGGCGGCTGCCCGGGCCCTGGCTGGTCACGCAGGCCATCGAGGCATTGCTGCCGCGCGCGCGGCAATTCGGCGCCGCGACGCTGGTCATACGGCGCAGCCACCACATCGCCTGCCTGGCCAGTTATCTGCTCAAGGCCGTGGAGCAGGACATGTTGATCGTGTTGGCGTCGTCCGACCCTGCCGGCCGGAGCGTGGCGCCCTTCGGCGGCACGGAGGCCGTCTTCACGCCAAATCCGATCGCAGCCGGCATACCGGCCGCCTCGCCGCTGTTGATCGACATCTCGGCGTCGGTCACCACCAACGGCATGTCTTCCCGCTTGGCGCAGCAGGGCAGGCAGTTCGAAGAGGAATGGCTGATCGATGCCCAGGGAAATCCCACGCGTGACCCCGCCACGCTGTTCCAGTCGCCGCCAGGCACCATTCTTCCCGTCGGCGGCCTGTCGGCGGGCCACAAGGGATACGGACTGGCGTTGCTGATCGAGGCCTTGACCGGCGGACTGGCCGGGTATGGCCGCGCCGATGATGCAAGCGGCTGGGGGGCGACCGTCTATCTGAGCCTGTATGACACCGTGGGCTTCTGTGGCAAAGAGGCATTCATGCGGCAAATGGATTGGCTGGCAGACCAGTGCCGCGGCAATCGGCCGCGGCCGGGCGTCGAGGCGGTGCGCCTGCCTGGGGACCGCGCATTGGCGTTGCGCGCGCGGCAACTCGCGCGGGGTGTGGTCCTGGAAGACGTTATCGTCCCTGCCTTGCAGCGGCTGGCGCAGGCCCACGCCGTGCCGTTCCCCACAAGCCGTTGA
- a CDS encoding SDR family NAD(P)-dependent oxidoreductase, whose protein sequence is MNQLDLDGRVAVVTGAARGIGFAIAQRTLASGGTVAIWDRDEARMRQAERELSAGSRVSTHVVNLAEPGAVEASMRETLERHGKVDILVNNAGITGGNGLAWELEPSVWREVMDINLFGPYHTCRSVIPHMIAQGYGRIVNIASIAGKEGNPNASHYSASKAALIALTKSLGKELAGKGVLVNAVTPAVAQTEMFGSMTQQHIDYMLSRIPMGRFVRVDEIAAMVCWLSSPDCSFSTGAVFDISGGRATY, encoded by the coding sequence ATGAACCAACTCGACCTGGACGGCCGCGTGGCCGTCGTAACCGGTGCGGCGCGCGGTATCGGCTTCGCCATCGCGCAGCGCACGCTGGCCTCGGGCGGCACGGTCGCCATCTGGGACAGGGACGAGGCACGGATGAGGCAGGCTGAACGGGAATTGTCGGCCGGGTCCCGGGTCAGTACGCACGTCGTAAACCTGGCGGAACCGGGCGCGGTCGAGGCGTCGATGCGCGAGACGCTGGAGCGCCATGGCAAGGTGGACATCCTGGTCAACAATGCCGGCATCACGGGTGGCAACGGCCTGGCCTGGGAACTGGAGCCGAGTGTCTGGCGGGAAGTCATGGACATCAACCTGTTCGGGCCGTACCACACCTGCCGCAGCGTGATACCGCACATGATCGCGCAAGGGTATGGGCGGATCGTCAATATCGCGTCCATCGCCGGCAAGGAGGGTAATCCGAACGCATCGCACTACAGCGCCTCCAAGGCCGCCCTGATCGCATTGACCAAGTCGCTGGGCAAGGAGCTGGCTGGCAAGGGGGTGCTGGTCAACGCGGTGACGCCCGCCGTCGCCCAGACCGAGATGTTCGGGTCCATGACGCAGCAGCACATCGACTACATGCTGTCCAGGATCCCGATGGGACGCTTCGTGCGCGTGGACGAGATCGCCGCCATGGTGTGCTGGCTGTCTTCGCCGGATTGTTCATTCAGCACCGGCGCGGTATTCGACATCTCCGGCGGGCGCGCGACGTATTGA
- the gph gene encoding phosphoglycolate phosphatase (PGP is an essential enzyme in the glycolate salvage pathway in higher organisms (photorespiration in plants). Phosphoglycolate results from the oxidase activity of RubisCO in the Calvin cycle when concentrations of carbon dioxide are low relative to oxygen. This enzyme is a member of the Haloacid Dehalogenase (HAD) superfamily of aspartate-nucleophile hydrolase enzymes (PF00702).), which yields MTNLAALDGATIAFDLDGTLVESAPDLINAVNAILATEGLVPLGYDQGRPFISRGARWLLQWGLELAGAQDPAARTAALFGHFISYYSAHVADETKPFPGAVQAMEILKAAGARLVVCTNKPTGLSRSLLSQLDMLRLFDGVVGIDAVTAAKPDPAHLIEAVDAVGGDLARTIMVGDADTDAGAARAAGTPLILVDFGYTEIPAAELAPDVLLHHFDDLVGACAGLLDKGRGIDRLGEARA from the coding sequence GTGACCAACCTCGCTGCCCTTGACGGGGCGACCATCGCTTTCGACCTTGACGGAACCCTCGTCGAATCGGCCCCCGACCTGATCAACGCCGTGAACGCCATCCTGGCCACGGAAGGGCTCGTACCCCTGGGCTACGACCAGGGTCGGCCCTTCATCAGCCGTGGAGCGCGGTGGTTGCTGCAGTGGGGCCTCGAGCTGGCCGGAGCGCAAGACCCGGCCGCGCGCACCGCGGCCCTTTTTGGTCATTTCATCAGCTACTACAGCGCCCATGTCGCGGACGAAACCAAGCCCTTCCCGGGCGCGGTCCAGGCCATGGAAATCCTGAAGGCGGCAGGTGCCCGGCTGGTCGTCTGCACCAACAAGCCCACCGGGCTGTCCCGCAGCCTGTTGAGCCAGCTCGACATGCTAAGACTGTTCGACGGCGTCGTGGGCATAGACGCCGTCACGGCTGCCAAGCCCGACCCGGCACATCTGATCGAAGCCGTGGACGCGGTGGGGGGCGATCTGGCGCGCACGATCATGGTGGGCGACGCGGACACCGACGCCGGCGCCGCGAGAGCGGCCGGGACGCCGTTGATACTGGTCGACTTCGGCTATACCGAAATCCCGGCGGCCGAGCTTGCGCCGGACGTGCTGCTGCATCATTTCGATGACCTGGTGGGAGCCTGTGCCGGCCTGCTGGATAAAGGCCGTGGAATCGATCGGCTTGGCGAGGCACGGGCATGA
- a CDS encoding sensor domain-containing diguanylate cyclase, with protein MHVDLLTLYFLAIGTLLASAGMTFWEHRANPTRGQALRILSAGYATLAFGCVAVLFRGALPAPLGSAISNLVFLSGYLLVLGGVASLSGRRYRATSAALLIAMALVWAVAGSRWHGVVWNYISAAPIAIASGLTAWEMLRCATMKPLASRHIVVVLTGLHAFIYAARAVVLPVLVAAHGPATQVLASQITMYEGVLYSVILPMALLKLIRDETQVQLLRESQTDYLTRLGNRRWFFEEGARVLNDRQRYRSAAVLAFDLDQFKAINDLYGHQTGDKVLKSFAEIARGVVGPDTIFARIGGEEFAALLVGEDAVRARGLGETVAKRFAEVVPNQVESHGVPATVSIGLAHVENEAPGLAEALAAADRALYRAKSLGGNRLELAQGPASPGG; from the coding sequence ATGCACGTCGATCTCCTGACCCTCTATTTCCTTGCGATCGGAACACTGCTGGCGAGCGCCGGGATGACGTTCTGGGAGCATCGCGCCAATCCGACGCGCGGCCAGGCGTTGCGGATCCTGTCCGCAGGCTATGCAACGCTCGCATTCGGCTGCGTCGCGGTGCTCTTCCGTGGCGCGCTGCCGGCGCCGCTCGGATCCGCTATCAGCAATCTCGTTTTTCTCTCTGGATATCTTCTGGTCCTTGGCGGCGTCGCGTCATTGAGCGGCAGGCGGTACCGCGCCACTTCAGCCGCCCTGCTGATCGCGATGGCACTGGTATGGGCCGTGGCGGGCTCGCGGTGGCACGGTGTGGTGTGGAATTACATCAGCGCGGCGCCGATCGCGATCGCCAGCGGCCTGACGGCTTGGGAGATGCTGCGATGCGCGACCATGAAGCCGCTGGCATCGCGACACATCGTCGTGGTGCTGACCGGCCTGCATGCGTTCATCTATGCTGCCCGCGCCGTCGTACTGCCCGTCCTGGTGGCGGCGCATGGACCGGCGACGCAGGTGCTGGCCAGCCAGATCACCATGTACGAGGGCGTGCTGTACTCGGTCATACTGCCCATGGCCCTGCTCAAGCTCATACGCGACGAAACCCAGGTACAGCTGCTCCGGGAGTCCCAGACAGACTACCTGACCCGTCTTGGCAATCGTCGGTGGTTCTTTGAGGAAGGCGCGCGCGTCCTGAACGACCGGCAGCGGTACAGGTCCGCCGCCGTCCTCGCGTTCGACCTGGACCAGTTCAAGGCGATCAATGACCTGTACGGCCACCAGACGGGCGACAAGGTGTTGAAGTCGTTCGCGGAAATTGCACGTGGCGTGGTGGGCCCCGACACGATCTTCGCGCGTATCGGCGGAGAAGAGTTCGCCGCGCTGTTGGTGGGGGAAGACGCCGTGCGCGCCAGGGGGCTCGGCGAGACCGTGGCGAAGCGCTTCGCCGAAGTCGTACCCAACCAGGTCGAGAGCCATGGGGTCCCGGCAACGGTCAGCATAGGCCTGGCCCATGTCGAAAACGAAGCGCCGGGGCTGGCCGAGGCGCTTGCCGCCGCCGACCGCGCGTTATACCGGGCAAAATCACTGGGCGGCAATCGCCTGGAGCTGGCGCAGGGCCCCGCTTCACCTGGCGGTTGA